A window from Centropristis striata isolate RG_2023a ecotype Rhode Island chromosome 2, C.striata_1.0, whole genome shotgun sequence encodes these proteins:
- the snrpa1 gene encoding U2 small nuclear ribonucleoprotein A': MVKLSAELIEQAAQYTNPVRDRELDLRGYKIPVLENLGATLDQFDTIDFSDNEVRKLDGFPLLKRLKTLLMNNNRICRIGENLEQSLSALSELVLTNNNIQELGDLDPLASVKSLTLLSLLRNPVTNKKHYRLYVINKIPQIRVLDFQKVKLKERQEAEKMFKGKRGAQLAKDIARRTKTFTPGVAAQLEKKRTGPSQADVEAIKNAIANASSLAEVERLKGMLQAGQIPGRDLRQGPAGMVEEEEEEEEEEEADAAQMETRMGGGEEEMIEADQEEEEEDMEEEPHVNGS, translated from the exons ATGGTGAAACTATCCGCAGAGCTAATTGAGCAAGCTGCTCAATATACCAATCCTGTGAGGGACAGAGAGCTGGACTTACGAG GTTATAAAATCCCTGTGCTTGAAAATCTCGGAGCCActctggatcagtttgacactaTTGACTTCTCTGACAACGAAGTGAGAAAACTGGACGGCTTCCCCCTGCTCAAAAGGCTGAAAACATTGCTAATGAACAACAACAGGATTTG TCGCATAGGTGAGAATTTGGAGCAATCTCTGTCGGCTCTGTCAGAACTGGTTCTGACAAACAATAATATTCAGGAGCTG GGTGACTTGGACCCACTGGCCTCAGTGAAGAGCCTGACCCTGCTCAG CTTGTTAAGGAATCCAGTGACAAACAAGAAGCATTACAGGCTCTATGTCATCAACAAAATCCCACAGATCCGTGTGCTTGACTTCCAGAAGGTAAAGCTCAAG GAACGGCAGGAGGCAGAGAAAATGTTCAAGGGCAAACGAGGTGCTCAACTTGCAAAGGATATTGCCAGACGAACGAAAAC ATTCACTCCCGGAGTGGCAGCACAGCTGGAGAAGAAGAGGACGGGGCCGTCTCAAGCTGATGTGGAAGCCATCAAG AATGCCATTGCTAATGCTTCATCGTTGGCAGAGGTGGAGAGGTTGAAAGGGATGCTTCAGGCTGGTCAGATCCCAGGACGAGACCTGAGACAAG GTCCAGCCGGGATggtagaagaagaggaggaggaggaagaggaggaagaggctgATGCTGCACAGATGGAGACACGTATGGGTGGAGGTGAAGAGGAGATGATAGAGGCTGatcaagaggaggaagaggaagacatGGAGGAAGAGCCACATGTTAATGGTTCCTGA
- the selenos gene encoding selenoprotein S, which translates to MEDVEITDVDDVDSEYHVEKGPLRNQDLTVLSLTVGELLSQYGWYMLLGTVLLYLVIQQLSKRRSSQRESHNSSAPQTPQDAALVARRQEAMEAARIKMQQELDAKADLFREKQRQQEEEKRRQKIEIWESMQQGKSYKGGSKPSQNTEEASSSTTVLKPKSDKKPLRSTDYNPLTGQGGGTCAWRPGRRGPSSGG; encoded by the exons ATGGAGGACGTGGAGATCACAGATGTCGATGATGTGGACTCGGAATATCATGTGGAGAAGGGGCCCCTCAGAAACCAGGACCTGACTGTCCTCAGCCTGACTG TTGGAGAGCTTCTGTCCCAGTATGGATGGTACATGCTGCTTGGGACTGTCCTGCTCTACTTGGTCATCCAGCAGCTGAGCAAGAGGAGATCCAGCCAGAGAGAGAGCCACAACAGTTCAGCCCCACAAACACCACAAG aTGCAGCATTAGTGGCAAGAAGACAAGAAGCCATGGAAGCTGCTCGTATAAAGATGCAACAGGAGCTGGATGCCAAAGCGGACCTcttcagagagaaacagagacag caagaagaagagaagaggaggcagAAAATAGAGATATGGGAGAGTATGCAGCAGGGGAAGAGTTACAAAGGCGGCTCAAAACCTTCTCAG AACACTGAAGAGGCCAGCTCATCAACAACAGTGTTGAAACCAAAGTCAGACAAGAAGCCGCTCCGCAGTACAG actaCAATCCCCTGACTGGACAGGGTGGAGGTACCTGTGCCTGGAGACCTGGCAGGAGAGGACCGTCATCTGGTGGATGA
- the LOC131987479 gene encoding coiled-coil domain-containing protein 42 like-2-like: protein MNRDSQKLPAGTSPLQTGHDTSFALLDLQQKRREADLLDEKLKERKQKLENLQQCADELEEEIKKVKELFFSRDMLLKTQAADEAADRAERERKEEIRVQEDLERLKVECATLRETNEELKSQVDRLAMSKKFLEQVVKMTKFDDIEALTAHCENLLHFRDQLYRRESEALEQVDQERKALLTLEDKHHFLRLHKNNQLSKLQTELEETRSEAHTWERKWNHIQETAAKKTLRLGQIKIATLNLFEMIDDKVKDEEAVDINDTEKQLDQLKMFFQDHQDMVNKHQTPSQRHDGQKKDKRVVIHSEKKHS from the exons ATGAATCGGGACtcaca GAAGCTGCCTGCGGGGACCAGCCCGCTGCAGACAGGACATGACACGAGCTTTGCCCTCTTGGATCTGCAGCAGAAACGCAGAGAAGCAGATTTGCTGGACGAAAAGCTCAAGGAGCGCAAACAG aaATTGGAGAACTTACAGCAGTGTGCAGATGAGTTGGAGGAAGAGATAAAGAAAGTAAAGGAGTTGTTCTTCAGTCGTGATATGTTGCTGAAG ACTCAGGCTGCAGATGAAGCTGCTGatagagcagagagggagaggaaagaggagattCGGGTGCAGGAGGATCTGGAGAGGTTAAAGGTGGAGTGTGCCACATTGAGGGAGACAAATGAGGAGCTGAAGAGTCAGGTGGACAGACTCGCTATGTCTAAGAAATTCCTGGAACAAGTGGTCAAAATGACAAAG tttgATGATATAGAGGCACTCACGGCTCATTGTGAGAATCTTCTCCACTTTCGAGACCAACTGTATCGGAGGGAGAGTGAGGCGCTGGAGCAGGTCGACCAGGAGAGAAAAGCACTGCTGACACTGGAAGACAAGCATCACTTCCTGCGGCTGCACAAGAACAACCAGCTGTCCAAGCTCCAGACCGAGCTGGAGGAGACACGCTCCGAAGCTCACACATGG gagagaaagtGGAACCACATTCAGGAAACGGCAGCAAAGAAGACACTCAGACTGGGACAGATCAAGATAGCCACTCTCAACCTCTTTGAAATGATAGATGACAAGGTAAAAGACGAGGAAGCTGTGGATATAAACGACACGGAGAAACAGCTGGACCAG CTCAAGATGTTCTTCCAGGACCATCAGGACATGGTGAATAAACATCAAACTCCCTCACAGAGACATGatggacagaaaaaagacaagcgTGTTGTAAttcacagtgaaaaaaaacatagttaG